tttgtattACATTATTAGGTCTTTCTATGGTACCACCAATGGTTTGGGGCTCTTTCATGTGACAGTGAATTATTAACGAATGCTACAAAGTTATTATCATATGTGACTTTGTTAATATCCgttcaaaatgacaaaaaaatgaagatttaaaagaaaagaaacatgagTGATCGTGTGATGCAATGAAATTTGCTATCAGATTTGACATAAACACTATTTTATTTGATAGGTTTATAATAtaacatgaaaattaaaatagatttaaaaaaatgtggatACTTAATGTGATATGAGTTAACAAAATTTGTAACAAAGTTATCATCATGGTGTCATAGATAACCTTATTACCAGTAAAAGTACCATACCCATGAAAAAAGAGTGGATATTGTAAAATTtccctattctttttttttttttttgaaagtaaatttCCCTATTCTTATCATAAAGCAGACAACTTTGTTTGATTAATGAGACATACACAAACTATAGGTAACCTGTTTAGAGAGCCTCGCTTCCAAGATAAAACATTCACACTGGAGCTGGAAAAAGACAGATAAAATCAGTGGCATTCGTTAAAGTTACCTTGTGTCATCATCACAAAGGTTTTTTAGGACAAGAAACACACCCATGCAATAGTAATACAATAGAATATTAGAGCAAATACAATGAAACTCGTACTAGTGACAACTGACAACTCCCTAAATTCCAAGTGTAGCTTTTATTCAGATGGTCAGATCCAACAATTTAAGCCACTGCTTAAGATTTCAACTTCAGGCTACCATGACAGAGCAATTTAAAATGAAGGGGCTGAGCTGGTTTGTGCAACCCTCAATAGCCCTCCAATGCAATTTATCAGCTTGTGGTTCTGGGCTGCATGTGTATATAGTCATGCCATGGACTGAATTAGTGGATGTACCTATGACAAGTAGCTCATCACCTAGAGACTTGAATGCTACTCCCCATCCTCTAGCAACATCAGCTCTTACTGGGACTGGTCCCAAGTTCTTCCATGAATTGCTGCCCTTTATGTACACCTTGAGCTCATTTGAAGAAGCTTCAAGTGAGTAGAGCTCATTGTTGACAACAGCAACAAGAGGTGGAGATTGGGAACTTTGGACTGGTGAATCTTTTAACATGTTTGGGATCAAGTCCCAGTTGTTTCTCTGCTCTTCAAATGCTTCTGCACAAGTTAGACCTTTCCCTTCCTCATCTGTCCCTCCAATCACATAGAACTTATTATCCATGTAACAACCTGAGCAAAGTTTCCTCTTCTTGTGCATACCTGGAAGGGATTCCCATGATTTGGTCTCTGGATTATATTTCTCAGCTGAGCTCAAAGCTTTCCAATTAGACTCCATTCCAATGCCACCAGCAACAAAAGCACAAGTACCACATGTGGCAGATGCAAACAAACACCTTGGATTCTTCATATTGGGACCCTTGAACCATTTGTTTGATGCCAATTCATACCTCCAAATAACAACACCATCATATTCTTTGCCTGAAACAATGAGATGAGTCCCAGCACAAACTGACTCCTTATCCccagatgaaaaacaaatatcTGATGGTAAGATTGGAAGCTTTCTACAAGACCCGAATTGCCTGTCACATGCCCTCCAACTAGTCTCCCCACAAGCCAACATGAAAACAGAAGGTTCTTTAAACCCAATTTCCTTCCTAATCTTATATACCTCACCACTCTTCACAAGAGTTAAAAACATCTTGTTCACAATAGAGAACTTCCCGTATTCTGATCTAGGAACCCTGGCCAAGATAAGAGCCTCTAATTCCTCACTCAGTGAAGCAACAACGGAATAATCTGCATCCTGAGGTTCACCACCTGAGGAACCACCAACCCTCGAAGAAGTTGATCCATCCCATGGACCAACTCTAATCTTTCTTGGTGGGGGACTATGAGAATATATGCAACTGCTACTATCCAAGTCCATGGCAAGAAGACCTCCTTTCACACTACCATGCTTGCTATCATCTGTACACAAATTCTCCCTTTCTTCTTCACCCTCTATTTCTTTACCTTGGGACATGAGTCACAACTCTTTTAAACCGAAAAAATTCTctgtaattaaaataaaataaaagatccAATGAAATGATAATCGGCAATCCAATTAACAATATGCATAAATCATCATGACACTTGGATAAAAATAGCTGGATGATAGATTGAGAACTTCAACCAATCTTATGTCATGGACCAATCAATAATTTGTGCACCTTTCAGATATAAgcatatagaaaaaaaaaaaaaaatttctatcatggatttaaatcatgaaatatacaaataaaaaagcACAAGCCCCCCGGGAGAAATTGTATGGATACTCACAGAGATATTTAGGCCAACCGACCAATTTATGTCATGAACTTGTCAAGGTTTATAGAAGTGAGTAAATTTAGATATCAAccttaaagaagaaaaatagaacACTCAACTGAGAAATTCATATTAAAGAAACATACTCTTAATGGGTTTAATCATAATTAATAGGAtgactaaaaacaaaaaaaaaatccaaaaagaaaagaaaagaaacaactaATTACTCAGATGAGAAACACCTGTAAAATCGATCTTGTCAAGATCCAAAAGATAAACTAATGAACACGCACACCTTTGAAACTTCAAAAGGAAAccgaaaaaacaaaaaggaaggtCAAAGATAGACAGCAGACTGAgacaaaagataaatttttgACATGGGTTTACCAAAAAAGATTCACGAGGTAAGCATACACACATACATGAAACACCGAATACAGGCAGGCAAAAAGAAGAGCCACCAGAAATGATCAGTATATAAACACCCGTGTACACACACGCACACGTATAGTAGacgtagagagagaaagagaggtgcATACCAGGGAAGTCTAAGTCAAGTTAAGCGGTACAAGGGAGAGAGGACACAGTTATAAAATGAGCAATGAAACCAAAGAAGAGGAACTGGACGGTGCCAAGTTTCTAGGACTTACACTTGAAAACAAGGGTAGTAGTAGTACAGCAATAAATGTTAGGAGAACTTGGGGCGAGAGAAGGAGAATGAGACATAGAAATAGTGAAAGATAGGCCATTAAGGCACAGAAAGATTTTGGGTAGGAgtgaacaacaacaacaatataaaGGAtatagaaacaaagaaagaaagaaagagcttGTGTTCAAGTTGAAGAGCCATCCCAGTAAAATGGGTGTTATTTATGCTTTATTTAGTGTGCATCTTGTCTATATGGGATTGTAATACGccgagaaaatcaaaatttttattttccactatCAGCACCATCCACAACAACGTTGtattattaggtttttttttttgatgtcaGGAAAGGTAAGCCTTTTTAAGAGAGGGAACGAGTTACTTGCGTGGTTGGTTCTTGCTTCTTTCCTCtctccgtttttttttttttttttttgggtgtgtgtgtgagagtacTGAGTACAATTGCGTATCGGtagatatttatgatgtggaataagaggttatatatatatattcttataaaatttacTTGACAATTGATCagtctttgaattttttagcactaaaaaaaccattttttagcttttctttACTAGTGTCCTTAAGATATATGTTAATGTATATTTAATATTAggaaaaattatactttttcacctttttttttttttgaaaaggaattATACTTTTTCACTATAAACAATTATCCTAGTTATACATACCGTCCCAAATTATCAAAACGCACTATCATCCtcctaatttaaatttaaaaaaaaagttgttttcaaaaaaaaaaaaaaaaagttacactAAAACCAATATATactgtttgttttgttgttaaGTTCGATGAAATTTAGCACTAAAATATCTATTTATCCCTTAGTTATCTGTTTTAGAAAGAGGAATAAATTAgtcttttaatattaaattttatcaaacTTAACACTAAAATAGACGGTATAGAGACattaaaataaagttataaCTTTTGAGGGTCAATTGTATGTTTCAATAGTCTAGAGAGTTAAGTGTAATCAGAGTAAAACAATTAGCGTGAAAAGTATAATTTGCTCTTAATACTATATTAATATACTTTTTGATTTTCCATTAAATATTATCAAACTatgtataaatattataaaaaaaaaatgcacaactACACTTTTGCTTGCAACAATAAACTATTgataagtatatatttttttaataaaaaaaagtgtattattGCTCGTAATTAAACTTTTATTAATTCCTAATACGTGTCGTTGGAACATTGTTAACATGACTCTTCTTTATAGCCGCTTGGAAATgtggaatatatatattgttaaattgGAAGTGTGGAATATTTAACCACACTTTCATTGATGTAGTTTATTTTTAGCAAATTTAATTGCAAGGGTCACCTTCGAATAAAGCCATGGTTCTCGAGTATGTACCCATTTGCCACTTCCCGTAACTTCAGAAGGCAAATATCTCGACTTCAATTGGAGGACATTAGCAAATCATCGGTGTTTAAAATCGATCACGATCTAAAAGCTCCGacttccttatatatatatatatgtcaaagcTTGACAATCAATTTTGCTATTTTCTCATTGTGCCACATTATCTACCTATTttctacaatttttattttatttttaattctttatttttttttattgatttctcAATTTATTGTTTCACATTCTCCAacatttttaactctttttacattttcatctcctCACAATTCTCTACCTTAACAACATTTTTTCTCTATTcgtttatcttcctttattttgcctctttttattcaaattcttttactataaattttttcattctctctcatTCTATGCTTAGTTTTTCCCACAAAaaatgatctctctctctctctctctcacacacacacacacacacattttttattttatttttcattttttggtggattttttttcttacatctctactttatgttgatgaaaattttgtgttatttagaattctactttgggttaatgtgatttaattttgtgtttttaagttattcccttttttcttttctttaatgttAGATCTTAccctattgcattataaagatagtatataagaatataatgttattctattacatagcatgacttggataatttgatgtttattactatatcttttatttttgctctttttttctcaccttattttctttaaatttgcTATTATCTCTCACATTCTCCCATGAAAAATTGGctaatctctcactctctctctctcttaatattttattctattttgcatctctactttaggttgacgaatattaattaaattttttcgGACTCTATTTTGGCTTAATACATTTTGGTATTGTGTTTTTGAGTTCCCCCATCACAAGTAGTATCTCTCCCTCTTAtagttttggttgatttttgtttgagttaatacTTGAGCATTCACAACAAGGTTGctaaaaaatatagcttttagcAACTTAaaatactactttatctattttagcaccccattttataatacacccagtatcaaatgatttattttagcattcaacacattaaaataatataaataacataataaaataatatatccaacacAATAAACAACAGCCACAACCATTaccatattaaaataatatatatatatatttttataactttGGAGCTATATATAGTAAATTGTCAAAGATGACACTTCATTGTAGCTTAGTTGTCAAAAGTTTTAGGTTTGGCAACTTTGATtactgatgattttttttttctttgtggttTTGGTGCTAAAAGCCTAAAATGACAATATAGTAATTTTCACACCTTtggtgtgaatgctctaaagttattttggaagtgagaatttgaatttatattaaaaCACAACCTTAGTTATGAATTTGAATGTGCTTAtcaattatttaagtaatatctaatttaattttattatgatttttgattatcatgataatttcctttaagagaatgagaaatttgaaaaatttatttgaaatttaaaaagtctagttgtacccaaaaaaaaaaaaaaattaccataacataatttcaaaaaatatggataacctaaaaaaagaataatatcaatcaaaaaaataaaataaaataatagactTAATATTGATAGAgataaaagatgaaaaataattttagaaattgattaatttttaagaaaaacaaa
This genomic stretch from Castanea sativa cultivar Marrone di Chiusa Pesio chromosome 1, ASM4071231v1 harbors:
- the LOC142630695 gene encoding F-box/kelch-repeat protein At3g27150; translated protein: MSQGKEIEGEEERENLCTDDSKHGSVKGGLLAMDLDSSSCIYSHSPPPRKIRVGPWDGSTSSRVGGSSGGEPQDADYSVVASLSEELEALILARVPRSEYGKFSIVNKMFLTLVKSGEVYKIRKEIGFKEPSVFMLACGETSWRACDRQFGSCRKLPILPSDICFSSGDKESVCAGTHLIVSGKEYDGVVIWRYELASNKWFKGPNMKNPRCLFASATCGTCAFVAGGIGMESNWKALSSAEKYNPETKSWESLPGMHKKRKLCSGCYMDNKFYVIGGTDEEGKGLTCAEAFEEQRNNWDLIPNMLKDSPVQSSQSPPLVAVVNNELYSLEASSNELKVYIKGSNSWKNLGPVPVRADVARGWGVAFKSLGDELLVIGTSTNSVHGMTIYTCSPEPQADKLHWRAIEGCTNQLSPFILNCSVMVA